The DNA window GCGATCTCCAGCTGTGAAATGCTGCTGTCGGAAACCTCGGGCACCCTGCGCGAGCTGCAGGATACGCTGGATGCGGCGGGCGATAAGCTGCAGGCCAACCTGCTGCGCATCCAGGATGCGACCCTCGGCAACGTGGAGCTGGGCTTCGTCGACAAACTGGTGTTCGATCTGCAAAGCAAGCTGGATCGCATCATCAGCTGGGGCCAGCAGGCGATCGACCTGTGGATCGGTTACGATCGTCACGTACATAAATTTATCCGTACCGCTATCGATATGGATAAAAACCGCGTGTTCGCCCAACGCCTGCGCCAGTCGGTGCAAACCTATTTCGACCACCCGTGGGCGCTGACCCATGCCAATGCCGATCGTCTGCTGGACATGCGCGACGAAGAACTGGCGCTGCGCAGCGAGGAAGTGACCGGGGAACTGCCGCCGGATCTGGAGTTCGAAGAGTTCAGCGAAATTCGCGAACAGCTGGCGGCAATGATCGAAGAGGCGCTGAAGGTGTATCAGGAACAGCAGATGCCGCTCAACCTTGCAGCGGTGATGCGCGATTATCTGGCGCAATATCCGCGTGCGCGTCATTTCGACGTGGCACGTTTAGTGGTCGACCAGGCAGTGCGCCTCGGTGTGGCTGAAGCAGATTTCTCAGGGTTGCCGGCGGAATGGCAGGCAATCAATGATTACGGAGCCAAGGTCCAGGCCCATGTCATCGACAAATATTGAACAAGTAATGCCAGTCAAACTGGCCAAGGCACTGTCCAACTCGCTGTTCCCGGCGCTGGATAGCCAACTGCGCGCGGGTCGTCACATCGGTATCGATGAGCTGGACAACCACGCCTTTTTAATGGATTTCCAGGATGAGCTGGAAGAATTTTACACCCGTTACAGCGTCGAGCTGATTCGGGCGCCGGAAGGTTTCTTCTATTTGCGCCCGCGCTCCACCACGCTGATCCCGCGCTCGGTGCTGTCCGAACTGGATATGATGGTCGGTAAAATCTTGTGCTACCTGTATCTCAGCCCCGAGCGCCTGGCGCATGAGGGCATTTTCAGCCATCAGGAGCTGTACGACGAGTTGCTGAGCCTGGCCGATGAGAACAAGCTGCTGAAGTTCGTCAACCAGCGCTCCACCGGCTCGGATCTCGATCGGCAGAAGCTGCACGAAAAGGTGCGCACCTCGCTGAACCGCCTGCGCCGCCTCGGCATGGTCTACTTCATGGGCAATGACAGCAGCAAGTTCCGCATTACCGAGGCGGTGTTCCGCTTCGGCGCCGACGTGCGCAGCGGCGACGATCCGCGTGAAGCGCAGCTGCGCATGATTCGCGACGGCGAGGCGATGCCGGTTGAAACCAGCCTGTCGCTGAACGATGAGAATGAGGCTGAGGATCAGCAGGTTGATAACGCTCCTGACGGTGCAGAGGATGAACAGGAATGATTGAACGCGGTAAATTTCGCTCGCTGACGCTGGTTAACTGGAACGGCTTCTTCGCCCGCACCTTTGATCTGGATGAGCTGGTGACCACGCTGTCCGGCGGTAACGGGGCAGGGAAATCCACCACCATGGCGGCCTTCGTCACTGCACTGATCCCCGATCTGACGCTGCTGCACTTCCGTAACACCACCGAGGCGGGCGCCACCAGCGGCTCGCGCGATAAAGGCCTGCACGGCAAGCTGCGCGCCGGTGTGTGTTATTCGACCCTCGACGTCGTCAACTCGCGCCACCAGCGCGTGGTGGTGGGCGTACGTCTGCAGCAGGTGGCGGGGCGCGATCGCAAGGTCGACATCAAACCCTTCACCATCCAGGGCCTGCCGACCGCGGTGCAGCCGACCGAGCTGCTGACCCAGACCGTGGGTGAGCGCCAGGCGCGCGTGCTGTCGCTACAGGAGCTGAAGGATCGCGTGGAAGAGATGGAGGGCGTGCAGTTCAAGCAGTTCAACTCCATCACCGATTACCACTCGCTGATGTTCGATCTGGGCGTGATCCCGAAACGCCTGCGTTCGTCTGCCGATCGCAGCAAGTTCTACCGTCTGATTGAAGCGTCGCTGTACGGCGGTATCTCAAGTGCCATCACCCGCTCGCTGCGCGACTATCTGCTGCCGGAAAACAGCGGCGTGCGCAAGGCGTTCCAGGACATGGAAGCGGCGCTGCGCGAAAACCGCATGACGCTGGAGGCGATCCGCGTCACCCAGTCGGACCGCGACTTGTTCAAGCATCTGATCTCCGAGGCCACTTCCTATGTGGCGGCGGACTATATGCGCCACGCCAACGAACGCCGCATCCACCTGGACGGCGCGCTGGCGCTGCGCAGCGATCTGTTGGGCAGCCGCAAGCAGCTGGCCGCCGAACAGTATCGCCACGTGGAAATGGCGCGTGAGCTGAGCGAACAGAGCGGTGCCGAATCCGATCTGGAAACCGATTACCAGGCCGCCAGCGACCACCTGAATCTGGTGCAAACGGCGATGCGTCAGCAGGAGAAGATCGAACGCTATGAAGCCGATCTGGAAGAGCTGACCTACCGTCTGGAAGAGCAGAACGAAGTGGTGGCCGAGGCGAGCGAGCAACAGGCCGAAAACGAAGCGCGCGCCGAAGCGGCCGAGCTGGAAGTGGACGAACTGAAGAGCCAACTGGCCGACTACCAGCAGGCGCTCGACGTGCAGCAGACCCGCGCCATTCAGTACCAGCAGGCGCTGCAGGCGTTGGAGCGCGCACGCGCCCTGTGCCAACTGCCGGATCTGACCGCCGATAACGCCGAACAGTGGCTGGACACCTTCCAGGCCCGCGAACAGGAAGCGACCGAAGCGTTGCTGATGCTGGAACAGAAGCTGAGCGTGGCCGACGCCGCGCATGGCCAGTTTGAACAGGCCTATCAGCTGGTGGGGAAAATCGCCGGCCAGGTCAGCCGCAGCGAAGCCTGGCAATGCGCGCGCGAATTGCTGCGCGACTGGCCTTCGCAGCAACACCTCGCCGAGCGCGTTCAGCCCCTGCGACTGCGCCTGAGCGAACTGGAACAGCGCCTGCGTTCGCAGCAGGATGCCGAGCGCCTGCTGCAAGAGTTTTGCAAACGCCATGGCCAAGAGTACCAGCCTGACGATCTCGATATGCTGCAGCAGGAGCTGGAAGAGCGCCTGGAAGCGCTGTCGCAGAACGTCAGCGAAGCCGGTGAACGCCGCATGGAGATGCGCCAGGAGCTGGAGCAGATCCAGCAGCGCATCCGTGAGCTGACGGCGCGCGCGCCGGTGTGGCTGGCGGCGCAGGACGCCCTGGGCCAGCTCAGCGATCAGAGCGGAGAGCCGCTGGAAAACAGCCAGCAGGTGACCGAATACATGCAGCAACTGCTGGAGCGCGAGCGTGAAACCACCGTCGAGCGCGACGAAGTGGCGGCCCGCAAACGTGAAGTGGAAGCGCAGATCGAACGTCTCAGCCAGCCGGGCGGCGCGGAAGATCAGCGCCTGGTCACGCTGGCCGAACGTTTCGGCGGCGTGCTGCTGTCGGAAATTTACGATGACGTCACCATC is part of the Serratia marcescens genome and encodes:
- the mukF gene encoding chromosome partition protein MukF; translation: MSEFSQTVPELVAWARKNDFSISLPTERLAFLLAIATLNGERLDGEMSEGELVDAFRHVSKGFEQTHETVAMRANNAINDMVRQRLLNRFTSELADGNAIYRLTPLGIGITDYYIRQREFSTLRLSMQLSIVAQELKRAADAADEGGDDFHWHRNVFAPLKYSVAEIFDSIDMTQRVMDEQQQSVKNDIAALLSKDWRAAISSCEMLLSETSGTLRELQDTLDAAGDKLQANLLRIQDATLGNVELGFVDKLVFDLQSKLDRIISWGQQAIDLWIGYDRHVHKFIRTAIDMDKNRVFAQRLRQSVQTYFDHPWALTHANADRLLDMRDEELALRSEEVTGELPPDLEFEEFSEIREQLAAMIEEALKVYQEQQMPLNLAAVMRDYLAQYPRARHFDVARLVVDQAVRLGVAEADFSGLPAEWQAINDYGAKVQAHVIDKY
- the mukE gene encoding chromosome partition protein MukE, whose amino-acid sequence is MSSTNIEQVMPVKLAKALSNSLFPALDSQLRAGRHIGIDELDNHAFLMDFQDELEEFYTRYSVELIRAPEGFFYLRPRSTTLIPRSVLSELDMMVGKILCYLYLSPERLAHEGIFSHQELYDELLSLADENKLLKFVNQRSTGSDLDRQKLHEKVRTSLNRLRRLGMVYFMGNDSSKFRITEAVFRFGADVRSGDDPREAQLRMIRDGEAMPVETSLSLNDENEAEDQQVDNAPDGAEDEQE